One window of Perca flavescens isolate YP-PL-M2 chromosome 6, PFLA_1.0, whole genome shotgun sequence genomic DNA carries:
- the emc2 gene encoding ER membrane protein complex subunit 2: MASVSEMYDVGWEEMRDKLRKWREDNCRNGEQIVDVGEELINEHASKLGDDIWIIYEQVMIAALDCSRDDLALTCLQELRKQFPDSHRVKRLSGMRLEALERYDEANKHYDAILQDDPTNTAARKRKISILKAQGKGAEAIRELNEYLEQFVGDQEAWHELSELYINEHDYGKAAFCLEELMMTNPHNHLYCEQYAEVKYTQGGLENLELSRKYFAQALRLNNRNMRALFGLYMSASHIAASPKVSAKVKKDNMKYAAWAATQINRAYKMAGRGTKENKCSMKTVEEMLESMQITMS, encoded by the exons ATGGCGTCGGTATCAGAAATGTACGATGTTGGTTGGGAAG AGATGAGAGACAAGCTGCGTAAATGGAGAGAAGATAACTGCAGAAATGGTGAACAAATTGTGGATGTTGGTGAAGAGCTGATCAATGAACATGCATCAAAACTGGGAGATGACA TATGGATTATTTATGAGCAGGTGATGATTGCGGCGCTGGACTGCAGTCGGGATGACTTGGCTCTG ACCTGTCTACAGGAACTGAGGAAGCAGTTTCCAGATAGCCACAGAGTGAAGCGATTATCGGGCATGAGGCTGGAAGCCTTGGAAAG gtACGACGAGGCTAACAAGCACTATGATGCCATCCTCCAAGATGACCCCACCAATACG GCAGCAAGGAAGCGCAAGATCTCCATACTGAAGGCCCAGGGGAAGGGCGCTGAAGCCATCCGGGAGCTCAATGAGTATCTGGAGCA gtttgttggggaccaagaagcgtGGCATGAATTGTCAGAGCTCTACATCAACGAACACGA CTATGGAAAAGCCGCGTTTTGTCTGGAGGAGCTGATGATGACCAATCCTCACAATCACTTGTACTGTGAGCAGTACGCTGAG GTGAAGTACACTCAGGGGGGGCTGGAAAACCTGGAGCTGTCCAGAAAGTATTTTGCCCAGGCGCTGAGGCTGAACAACCGAAACATGAGGGCATTGTTTGGTCTGTACATG tCTGCAAGTCACATCGCTGCCAGTCCAAAAGTTAGTGCCAAGGTGAAGAAGGACAATATGAAGTACGCCGCCTGGGCTGCAACTCAAATAAATAGAGCCTATAAG